In Gossypium arboreum isolate Shixiya-1 chromosome 6, ASM2569848v2, whole genome shotgun sequence, the following are encoded in one genomic region:
- the LOC108484191 gene encoding phosphatidyl-N-methylethanolamine N-methyltransferase produces MGIVAGIGVLLPFPFYYLLWTYPQSWVNLCGKGRDPSKVMALVSHFIKLIQFVSLFSGSSFSWPPPLYFWPLFAFGQFLNFRVYQLLGESGTYYGVRFGKNIPWVREFPFGFIKDPQYVGSIMSLVACLSWVPFQYILLWSLGYLFMIHIESAEDVTTRAKPLS; encoded by the exons atgggAATTGTGGCAGGCATAGGGGTTTTGTTGCCATTCCCATTTTACTACTTGTTATGGACATATCCACAGTCATGGGTGAACCTTTGTGGGAAAGGAAGGGACCCATCAAAGGTGATGGCCCTTGTCTCCCATTTCATCAAGCTAATTCAGTTCGTTTCTCTCTTTTCCGGTTCTTCCTTCTCTTGGCCTCCCCCTCTTTACTTTTGGCCCCTCTTTGCCTTCGGTCAGTTCCTCAACTTCAG GGTGTATCAATTGCTTGGTGAATCTGGCACTTATTACGGTGTACGCTTTGGAAAGAATATTCCATGGGTAAGGGAATTCCCTTTTGGGTTCATTAAAGATCCACAGTATGTTGGGAGCATCATGAGTCTTGTAGCTTGTCTATCTTGGGTACCGTTTCAATATATTCTCCTTTGGTCGTTGGGCTATCTATTTATGATCCACATCGAATCAGCTGAGGATGTGACAACACGTGCAAAGCCTTTATCCTAA